One window of the Anaeromyxobacter dehalogenans 2CP-C genome contains the following:
- a CDS encoding response regulator transcription factor: protein MAERILVIEDDPSILRGLQLNLGMEGYTVRSASDGETGLQLARTEQPDLVVVDVMLPRMGGLEVIREIRKEDPELPILILSAKNQETDKVAGLQLGADDYLGKPFGLKELLARIDALLRRRRSRGEGAQPKAIRRAGEIELDLDARRALVDGRALELTSREFDLLAFFVTHPDRVYSREQLMEAVWGSRYFGTARTVDNFVARLRAHIGDDAEQPRHLETVRGIGYRFNV from the coding sequence ATGGCTGAGCGGATCCTGGTGATCGAGGACGACCCGTCCATCCTGCGCGGCCTGCAGCTCAACCTCGGGATGGAGGGCTACACGGTCCGGTCCGCGAGCGACGGCGAGACCGGGCTGCAGCTGGCGCGCACCGAGCAGCCGGACCTGGTGGTGGTGGACGTGATGCTGCCGCGCATGGGCGGGCTGGAGGTGATCCGGGAGATCCGCAAGGAGGACCCCGAGCTCCCCATCCTCATCCTCTCGGCGAAGAACCAGGAGACCGACAAGGTCGCCGGGCTGCAGCTCGGGGCCGACGACTACCTGGGCAAGCCGTTCGGGCTGAAGGAGCTGCTCGCGCGCATCGACGCGCTGCTGCGCCGGCGGCGCTCGCGCGGCGAGGGCGCGCAGCCGAAGGCGATCCGCAGGGCGGGGGAGATCGAGCTCGACCTGGACGCCCGGCGCGCGCTGGTGGACGGCCGCGCGCTCGAGCTGACCAGCCGCGAGTTCGACCTGCTCGCGTTCTTCGTCACCCACCCCGACCGCGTCTACTCGCGCGAGCAGCTCATGGAGGCGGTGTGGGGCTCGCGCTACTTCGGCACCGCCCGCACCGTGGACAACTTCGTGGCCCGCCTGCGCGCGCACATCGGCGACGACGCCGAGCAGCCGCGCCACCTGGAGACGGTCCGCGGCATCGGCTACCGGTTCAATGTTTGA
- a CDS encoding sensor histidine kinase, whose amino-acid sequence MKLRHVLPLIIGFVFVPAALMLTVGILILVYGSVARDYLFGILIVSLVGTTIIGSAATLAVLFREARVAKLQTDFVNKVSHELRTPLTSIRMFVETLQLGRLQDPQRQREALEIVAEETARLSGLINRLLDWARMESGRRVYELSRQPLGPILDAALAAFEPQQLHHPVQLELDLPSRLPSVMADRSALVEAVLNLLNNAFKYTGAEKRIRLSAVASGPTVTIAVTDNGPGIPQRDQKHVFDKFYRASDPLKRTVEGTGLGLAMVKHIVIGHGGKVSVESEPGRGATFVIALPVAGGTHG is encoded by the coding sequence TTGAAGCTCCGCCACGTCCTTCCGCTCATCATCGGCTTCGTCTTCGTGCCCGCCGCCCTCATGCTGACGGTGGGGATCCTGATCCTCGTCTACGGCTCGGTGGCCCGGGACTACCTGTTCGGCATCCTGATCGTCTCGCTGGTCGGCACCACCATCATCGGCAGCGCGGCCACCCTGGCGGTGCTGTTCCGAGAGGCGCGCGTCGCGAAGCTGCAGACCGACTTCGTGAACAAGGTGAGCCACGAGCTCCGCACCCCGCTCACCTCCATCCGCATGTTCGTCGAGACGCTCCAGCTCGGCCGCCTCCAGGACCCGCAGCGGCAGCGCGAGGCCCTCGAGATCGTCGCGGAGGAGACCGCGCGGCTCTCCGGGCTCATCAACCGCCTGCTCGACTGGGCGCGCATGGAGTCCGGCCGGCGCGTGTACGAGCTCTCCCGGCAGCCGCTCGGCCCGATCCTGGACGCGGCGCTCGCCGCGTTCGAGCCGCAGCAGCTGCACCACCCGGTGCAGCTCGAGCTGGACCTCCCGTCGCGCCTGCCCTCGGTGATGGCGGACCGCTCGGCCCTGGTCGAGGCGGTGCTGAACCTGCTCAACAACGCGTTCAAGTACACCGGGGCGGAGAAGCGGATCCGGCTCTCGGCCGTGGCGAGCGGGCCCACCGTGACCATCGCCGTGACCGACAACGGGCCCGGGATCCCGCAGCGCGACCAGAAGCACGTGTTCGACAAGTTCTACCGGGCCTCCGACCCGCTCAAGCGCACGGTGGAGGGCACCGGGCTCGGGCTGGCCATGGTGAAGCACATCGTGATCGGGCACGGCGGGAAGGTGTCGGTCGAGAGCGAGCCCGGGCGCGGCGCGACCTTCGTCATCGCGCTGCCGGTGGCCGGAGGGACCCATGGCTGA